Proteins encoded within one genomic window of Luteolibacter sp. Y139:
- a CDS encoding prenyltransferase/squalene oxidase repeat-containing protein, with the protein MRSILSLLLFATALPLAAQDLPRRPDDPIPPQVDAMYERGLAYLGKTQNARGSWDDSMGGEPGVVALCVVSFLAHGEDPNHGPYAKNISKGIDYLLSQQNSTNGYIGNSMYNHGFSTLALAEAYGCVDNPKIAPALQKCVELILSAQKRNNSKAWRYTPDSTDADTTVSGCQLVALYAARNAGLPVPDDALKNGLAYMARCRGSDGGYGYTSAGGPKPTLTAIGVLCLSLAKDKEGKGYQASVEYLRKNLNFRDRHYPYYFEYYMSQALFHAEPDTWNDWNARNIRYLATIQSRDGSWPGNKGQSFNTAGALLSLALNYRFLPIYEK; encoded by the coding sequence ATGAGATCTATCCTCTCCCTCCTTCTCTTCGCCACCGCCTTGCCACTGGCAGCGCAGGATCTGCCGCGCCGTCCCGATGATCCGATCCCGCCCCAGGTGGACGCGATGTATGAGCGCGGCCTCGCCTACCTCGGAAAAACCCAGAACGCCCGCGGCTCGTGGGACGATAGCATGGGCGGCGAACCCGGTGTCGTGGCACTCTGCGTGGTCTCCTTCCTCGCCCACGGCGAGGACCCGAATCACGGCCCCTACGCGAAGAATATTTCCAAGGGCATCGACTACCTGCTCTCACAGCAGAATTCGACCAACGGCTACATCGGGAACAGCATGTACAACCATGGCTTCTCGACGCTCGCGCTCGCCGAAGCCTACGGCTGCGTCGACAACCCGAAGATCGCCCCCGCCCTGCAGAAATGCGTGGAGCTGATCCTCAGCGCCCAGAAGCGCAACAACTCGAAGGCCTGGCGCTACACCCCGGACAGCACCGATGCCGACACCACCGTCTCCGGTTGCCAGCTCGTCGCTCTCTACGCCGCGCGAAACGCCGGCCTGCCGGTGCCGGACGATGCGTTGAAAAACGGCCTCGCCTACATGGCACGCTGCCGCGGCAGTGACGGTGGCTACGGCTACACCTCCGCCGGCGGACCGAAGCCCACGCTCACCGCGATCGGCGTGCTCTGCCTCTCGCTTGCGAAGGACAAGGAAGGCAAGGGCTACCAGGCCTCCGTCGAATACCTTCGTAAAAACCTCAACTTCCGCGATCGGCACTATCCATATTACTTTGAGTATTACATGTCGCAGGCGCTCTTCCATGCCGAGCCGGATACTTGGAACGACTGGAACGCCCGCAACATCCGCTACCTCGCCACCATTCAGTCGAGGGATGGCTCGTGGCCGGGAAACAAGGGCCAGTCCTTCAACACCGCCGGAGCCCTCCTGTCGCTCGCTCTAAACTATCGGTTCCTGCCGATCTACGAAAAATGA